A single bacterium HR11 DNA region contains:
- the rppH gene encoding RNA pyrophosphohydrolase, which translates to MREGTPGLDARIPEFSAGLLVLRTTDQGFEWLLLQKPNGRWEFPKGKVEPGETPLEAAIREVREEAGVSDVHVIEGFTHTIHYTYRDRWHRPGEAVTVDKTVVFYLAETHEAALRPSREHRSARWMPTAEVPQALGYDNLRDLFRHALDYLQQIRYGGVPCPKRPPKESPR; encoded by the coding sequence ATGAGGGAAGGGACGCCCGGCCTTGACGCTCGGATTCCGGAGTTTTCGGCGGGTCTCCTGGTCCTGCGGACGACGGACCAGGGGTTCGAGTGGCTCCTACTCCAGAAACCGAATGGCCGGTGGGAGTTCCCAAAGGGGAAGGTCGAGCCTGGGGAGACTCCCCTCGAGGCGGCCATCCGGGAAGTCCGGGAGGAGGCCGGCGTGTCCGACGTTCACGTCATCGAGGGCTTTACCCACACCATTCACTATACTTACCGAGACCGGTGGCATCGCCCTGGCGAGGCGGTGACCGTCGATAAGACGGTCGTCTTCTATCTGGCCGAGACCCACGAGGCAGCCCTGCGGCCCTCTCGGGAGCACCGGTCGGCCCGCTGGATGCCGACGGCCGAGGTCCCGCAAGCCCTCGGGTACGACAACCTCCGGGACCTCTTCCGACATGCCCTGGACTATCTTCAGCAAATCCGCTACGGAGGTGTCCCATGCCCGAAACGCCCCCCGAAGGAATCCCCCCGATAG
- the ino1 gene encoding Inositol-3-phosphate synthase gives MGKIRIAIAGVGNCAAALLEGIELYRTLDPKEAIGLMHWDMGGYTPGDIEVVAAFDVDARKVNRSLREAVLSAPNCIYPIYRDLPDWPVRVLMGPVLDGVAAHMKDYPPGRTFVVADEKPVPVARVLQETGAEILLNYLPVGSQKATEYYAEACLEAGVSLINCIPVFIVSNPEWAARFEQAGIPCIGDDVKSQLGATILHRTLTQLCVDRGVRIDRMYQLNVGGNTDFLNMLERSRLKSKKISKTEAVTSLVPYDLGWENIHIGPSDYVPWLKDEKVCFIRIEGRIFGHVPISMDVRLSVQDSPNSAGVVIDAIRYCKIARDRGLKGPLYDISAYTMKHPPVQMRDEEARQRIEAFLRQR, from the coding sequence ATGGGGAAGATTCGTATCGCCATCGCGGGTGTCGGTAACTGTGCGGCGGCCTTGTTAGAGGGCATCGAACTCTACCGGACCCTGGACCCCAAGGAGGCCATCGGCCTCATGCACTGGGACATGGGAGGCTACACACCCGGGGACATCGAGGTCGTCGCCGCCTTCGACGTCGATGCCCGGAAGGTCAACCGAAGCCTGCGGGAGGCCGTATTAAGTGCCCCGAACTGTATCTATCCCATTTATCGGGACTTGCCGGACTGGCCTGTGCGGGTCCTGATGGGGCCGGTCCTGGACGGCGTCGCCGCCCATATGAAGGACTACCCGCCGGGGCGGACCTTTGTCGTCGCCGACGAAAAACCGGTCCCCGTCGCCCGGGTCTTGCAAGAGACGGGGGCCGAAATCTTGCTCAACTATCTCCCCGTCGGCTCCCAGAAGGCCACCGAATACTATGCCGAGGCGTGCCTCGAGGCGGGCGTTTCGCTCATCAACTGTATTCCCGTCTTCATCGTGTCGAATCCCGAATGGGCGGCCCGCTTCGAGCAGGCCGGCATTCCCTGCATCGGCGACGACGTCAAGAGCCAGCTTGGGGCGACGATCCTCCACCGGACCCTGACCCAGCTCTGCGTCGACCGGGGCGTCCGCATCGACCGGATGTACCAGCTCAACGTCGGCGGGAACACGGACTTCCTGAACATGCTGGAGCGGTCCCGTCTGAAGTCCAAGAAGATTTCCAAGACGGAGGCCGTGACGTCCCTGGTCCCCTACGACCTGGGATGGGAGAACATCCACATCGGCCCCAGCGATTACGTTCCCTGGCTGAAAGACGAAAAGGTCTGTTTCATCCGCATCGAGGGCCGCATCTTTGGCCATGTCCCCATCTCGATGGACGTCCGCCTGTCGGTCCAGGACTCGCCCAACAGCGCTGGTGTCGTCATCGACGCGATCCGCTACTGTAAGATCGCTCGGGACCGGGGCCTGAAGGGCCCCCTCTACGACATCTCCGCTTACACGATGAAGCACCCGCCCGTCCAGATGCGGGACGAGGAAGCCCGCCAACGGATCGAAGCCTTCCTTCGGCAACGGTAG
- the hflX gene encoding GTPase HflX: MEKATQVRPKAITVGLIRDRAREAEALEDLEELRRLVEDAGADVVAVVTQVRRTPDPGFYLGQGKVRELAEMVSASGAELVVFDDSLRPVQVKNLEDALNVKVLDRIQLILDIFARRARTREGQLQVELAQLQYLLPRLTGRGVELSRLGGGIGTRGPGETLLEMKQRQIRARIAHIQRELAAIETHRQALHAERQEKGLPVFALVGYTNAGKTTLFNRLTQAGAPAQDQLFTTLDPLVRKVRLNDLGEVLVSDTVGFIRKLPPSLVAAFRATLDEVYSAWALIHVIDITSPRMETEVQTVRAVLRQMRVDDKPILWVFNKIDKNTDPLRIHEARAMCPEAIFLSARTGEGLDRLVEAMARTLRSYWQRYRFRIPYAHARDLQWFYKAGRILVREDREDGVYLEAEVPPWLVGRMKAYRLEPSPVGSTETAEVIASSTS, translated from the coding sequence ATGGAAAAAGCTACGCAGGTCCGTCCAAAAGCTATCACCGTCGGCCTGATCCGGGACCGGGCGAGGGAAGCCGAAGCCCTCGAGGACCTGGAGGAACTGCGGCGTCTCGTCGAGGACGCCGGGGCCGACGTCGTCGCTGTCGTGACCCAGGTCCGCCGGACCCCAGACCCCGGGTTCTATCTGGGCCAGGGGAAGGTCCGGGAGTTGGCGGAGATGGTTTCGGCGTCCGGGGCGGAATTGGTCGTTTTTGACGACTCCCTTCGTCCCGTGCAGGTCAAAAACCTGGAAGATGCCCTGAACGTCAAGGTCCTGGACCGCATCCAGCTCATCCTGGACATCTTTGCCCGACGGGCCCGCACGCGGGAAGGTCAGCTCCAGGTCGAGCTGGCGCAGTTGCAGTATTTGCTCCCCCGCCTGACGGGCCGGGGTGTCGAGCTCTCCCGGCTGGGGGGCGGCATCGGGACCCGGGGGCCGGGCGAGACCCTTCTCGAGATGAAACAGCGTCAGATCCGGGCCCGCATCGCTCACATCCAGCGCGAGCTGGCGGCCATCGAGACCCACCGGCAGGCGCTTCACGCCGAGCGACAGGAAAAGGGCCTCCCGGTCTTCGCCCTGGTCGGGTATACGAACGCCGGTAAGACGACCCTGTTCAACCGACTGACCCAGGCGGGGGCACCCGCCCAGGACCAGCTCTTCACGACGCTGGACCCCTTAGTCCGGAAGGTCCGGCTGAATGACCTGGGGGAGGTCCTCGTCAGCGACACGGTCGGGTTCATCCGGAAGCTCCCGCCCTCGCTGGTCGCCGCCTTTCGAGCCACCTTGGACGAGGTTTACTCGGCATGGGCCCTCATTCACGTCATCGACATCACGTCCCCTCGGATGGAGACGGAGGTCCAGACCGTCCGGGCGGTCCTGCGGCAAATGCGGGTCGACGATAAGCCCATCCTGTGGGTGTTCAACAAAATCGACAAGAACACCGATCCCCTGCGGATTCATGAGGCGCGGGCGATGTGCCCGGAAGCCATCTTTTTGTCCGCCCGTACAGGCGAAGGCCTCGACCGGCTCGTCGAGGCGATGGCCCGGACCCTACGGTCTTACTGGCAGAGGTATCGGTTCCGCATCCCTTATGCCCATGCCCGGGACCTCCAGTGGTTTTACAAGGCCGGTCGGATTCTCGTTCGGGAGGATCGAGAGGACGGGGTTTATCTCGAAGCCGAGGTACCTCCATGGTTGGTCGGCCGCATGAAAGCATATCGACTGGAGCCCTCGCCGGTCGGCTCGACCGAAACGGCCGAAGTCATCGCTTCTTCTACGTCCTGA
- the lapB_1 gene encoding Lipopolysaccharide assembly protein B, with translation MAWESLQAGDVDTAERIAESLQANYPQWATPLALRGWAALARDDALTAAQYFQEALKLAPQHVGALAGMMWVYRARQDWVPALTYAEKLEVVLAHSPDWADEVDLIRRRAVETMVEQARLARRQGDVAQATHWYRQAAARALTDTRLQVEAGDWFRSLGQVQEALPYYQLAYQSDPDDMQVLRRLAEALVETRQWLQAKPLLERLVRAEPSQRRWAELLQTADLEIQRSAVYTEYQQIERALYVTRGQVAALLYLEIPRIAQEPLSGPPPIILDLEDHWARTFIQKVAALGFIPLFDNHTFQPHRVVQRGEFAFILYNVLRYFDRDTLVKIPSGLTIPDVSPLHRYYVPIRYAVALGLLPLEPDGSFRPGQNVNGSQALRAVQTLGNLLR, from the coding sequence ATGGCCTGGGAGAGCCTCCAGGCCGGCGACGTCGACACAGCGGAACGCATCGCCGAGTCCTTACAGGCGAATTATCCGCAGTGGGCGACGCCCCTGGCTCTCCGGGGATGGGCCGCCCTCGCCCGAGACGACGCCTTAACGGCCGCTCAATACTTCCAAGAAGCCCTCAAGCTCGCGCCTCAGCACGTCGGCGCCCTGGCCGGTATGATGTGGGTCTATCGCGCACGTCAGGACTGGGTCCCCGCCCTGACGTATGCCGAGAAGCTCGAAGTCGTCTTGGCCCACTCGCCGGATTGGGCCGACGAGGTGGACCTTATCCGGCGTCGGGCCGTCGAGACGATGGTCGAACAGGCCCGGCTCGCCCGGCGCCAAGGGGACGTCGCCCAGGCGACGCATTGGTACCGGCAGGCGGCCGCCCGGGCCCTGACCGATACCCGGCTTCAGGTCGAGGCCGGCGACTGGTTTCGCTCTCTGGGCCAGGTCCAGGAGGCGCTCCCCTACTATCAACTGGCGTATCAAAGCGACCCGGACGACATGCAGGTCCTCCGGCGGCTGGCCGAGGCCCTCGTGGAGACTCGCCAATGGCTTCAGGCCAAACCGTTACTGGAACGTTTAGTCCGCGCGGAACCGTCCCAGCGACGATGGGCTGAACTCCTCCAGACAGCCGACCTGGAGATCCAGCGTTCGGCCGTCTACACCGAGTACCAACAGATCGAACGGGCCCTCTATGTGACCCGGGGCCAAGTCGCCGCCCTGCTGTACCTGGAGATCCCCCGCATCGCTCAGGAACCCCTCTCGGGTCCGCCACCCATCATCCTGGACCTGGAGGACCACTGGGCGCGGACTTTCATCCAGAAGGTCGCGGCCCTGGGCTTCATCCCCCTCTTTGACAATCACACCTTTCAGCCCCACCGAGTCGTCCAGCGGGGCGAGTTCGCCTTCATTCTTTACAACGTCTTGCGGTACTTTGATCGGGATACCCTCGTGAAGATCCCTTCCGGCCTGACGATCCCCGACGTCTCCCCCTTACATCGGTACTACGTCCCGATCCGATATGCCGTCGCCCTCGGACTCCTGCCCTTGGAGCCGGATGGGTCCTTCCGGCCGGGCCAGAACGTCAACGGCTCCCAGGCC